A genome region from Erigeron canadensis isolate Cc75 chromosome 3, C_canadensis_v1, whole genome shotgun sequence includes the following:
- the LOC122592357 gene encoding transcription factor bHLH112-like isoform X2, producing MAEEFQGEVCGGGSWWINSPRTNFMMNNFVYGSGGCWQNDFMMNNMKTIRSSTINESSSTTAKLSPDSTFQMMVDSSPPSSTTTTNWNNNNNQALLVNGRNEESTYNNQTLPEILTSLSAGNQNSSNNNNFVMDDEQQQTSNFTTSNNDCTSNLVSATSYGGYPPSLLQTLFDNTTPPPEQAEQPPLYEFHDQNLNDYNPVSIMSGFPSILKPKQQQGLHLANNNKTPFWDSNNNISQAADFYTSAQSAARYLSLTNDEKPNCLSTQVNEEVTNMLKKSVGEATYKRPRLETPSPLPTFKVRKEKLGDRVTALQQLVSPFGKTDTASVLHEAIEYIKLLHDQVNILSAPYMKNGATTQRQQIQDKIKNNVKEGAKQQDLRSRGLCLVPVSSTFPVATGTAPEYWTSSGFGSTTTFK from the exons atggcagaAGAATTTCAAGGGGAGGTTTGTGGTGGTGGAAGCTGGTGGATTAATTCACCTAGAACCAACTTTATGATGAACAACTTCGTCTATGGTAGTGGCGGCTGTTGGCAAAATGATTTTATGATGAACAACATGAAGACAATAAGGTCATCTACAATCAATGAGTCGTCGTCTACTACAGCAAAATTATCGCCGGATTCAACCTTTCAAATGATGGTGGattcatcaccaccttcatctACAACAACAACCAAttggaacaacaacaacaaccaagcTTTATTAGT TAATGGAAGAAATGAAGAGAGCACTTACAATAATCAAACCCTACCTGAAATCCTGACAAGCTTATCGGCGGGCAAccaaaattcatcaaataataataattttgttatgGATGATGAACAACAACAGACTTCAAATTTCACGACAAGCAACAACGATTGTACGAGTAATTTGGTTAGCGCTACTTCATACGGAGGTTACCCTCCAAGTTTGCTACAAACTTTATTCGACAATACCACACCACCACCAGAACAAGCAGAGCAACCGCCACTCTATGAGTTTCACGATCAGAATCTGAATGATTATAATCCGGTTTCAATCATGTCGGGATTTCCTTCAATATTAAAGCCAAAACAACAGCAAGGTTTACACTTGGCCAACAATAATAAGACACCTTTTTGGGATTCAAACAATAATATTAGTCAAGCAGCAGATTTTTACACCTCAGCGCAGTCTGCAGCTCGATATCTCTCTTTGACAAATGATGAGAAGCCAAATTGCCTTAGT acacaagTGAATGAGGAAGTTACGAACATGCTGAAGAAAAGCGTGGGTGAAGCGACATATAAGCGACCTCGTCTGGAGACACCATCACCATTGCCAACTTTTAag GTCCGAAAAGAGAAATTAGGGGATCGAGTCACTGCACTTCAGCAACTAGTATCGCCTTTCGGAAAG ACAGATACTGCATCAGTTTTACATGAAGCCATCGAGTACATTAAGCTCCTTCACGATCAAGTCAAT ATTCTAAGTGCTCCCTACATGAAAAATGGAGCAACTACGCAACGACAACAA ATTCAAGACAAAATCAAGAATAATGTCAAAGAAGGAGCGAAACAGCAAGACTTAAGGAGTCGGGGACTTTGCCTTGTGCCGGTATCTAGCACGTTTCCAGTTGCTACCGGGACTGCACCCGAGTATTGGACATCATCAGGTTTTGGAAGCACTACTAcattcaaataa
- the LOC122592357 gene encoding transcription factor bHLH112-like isoform X1 — MAEEFQGEVCGGGSWWINSPRTNFMMNNFVYGSGGCWQNDFMMNNMKTIRSSTINESSSTTAKLSPDSTFQMMVDSSPPSSTTTTNWNNNNNQALLVSNGRNEESTYNNQTLPEILTSLSAGNQNSSNNNNFVMDDEQQQTSNFTTSNNDCTSNLVSATSYGGYPPSLLQTLFDNTTPPPEQAEQPPLYEFHDQNLNDYNPVSIMSGFPSILKPKQQQGLHLANNNKTPFWDSNNNISQAADFYTSAQSAARYLSLTNDEKPNCLSTQVNEEVTNMLKKSVGEATYKRPRLETPSPLPTFKVRKEKLGDRVTALQQLVSPFGKTDTASVLHEAIEYIKLLHDQVNILSAPYMKNGATTQRQQIQDKIKNNVKEGAKQQDLRSRGLCLVPVSSTFPVATGTAPEYWTSSGFGSTTTFK, encoded by the exons atggcagaAGAATTTCAAGGGGAGGTTTGTGGTGGTGGAAGCTGGTGGATTAATTCACCTAGAACCAACTTTATGATGAACAACTTCGTCTATGGTAGTGGCGGCTGTTGGCAAAATGATTTTATGATGAACAACATGAAGACAATAAGGTCATCTACAATCAATGAGTCGTCGTCTACTACAGCAAAATTATCGCCGGATTCAACCTTTCAAATGATGGTGGattcatcaccaccttcatctACAACAACAACCAAttggaacaacaacaacaaccaagcTTTATTAGT TAGTAATGGAAGAAATGAAGAGAGCACTTACAATAATCAAACCCTACCTGAAATCCTGACAAGCTTATCGGCGGGCAAccaaaattcatcaaataataataattttgttatgGATGATGAACAACAACAGACTTCAAATTTCACGACAAGCAACAACGATTGTACGAGTAATTTGGTTAGCGCTACTTCATACGGAGGTTACCCTCCAAGTTTGCTACAAACTTTATTCGACAATACCACACCACCACCAGAACAAGCAGAGCAACCGCCACTCTATGAGTTTCACGATCAGAATCTGAATGATTATAATCCGGTTTCAATCATGTCGGGATTTCCTTCAATATTAAAGCCAAAACAACAGCAAGGTTTACACTTGGCCAACAATAATAAGACACCTTTTTGGGATTCAAACAATAATATTAGTCAAGCAGCAGATTTTTACACCTCAGCGCAGTCTGCAGCTCGATATCTCTCTTTGACAAATGATGAGAAGCCAAATTGCCTTAGT acacaagTGAATGAGGAAGTTACGAACATGCTGAAGAAAAGCGTGGGTGAAGCGACATATAAGCGACCTCGTCTGGAGACACCATCACCATTGCCAACTTTTAag GTCCGAAAAGAGAAATTAGGGGATCGAGTCACTGCACTTCAGCAACTAGTATCGCCTTTCGGAAAG ACAGATACTGCATCAGTTTTACATGAAGCCATCGAGTACATTAAGCTCCTTCACGATCAAGTCAAT ATTCTAAGTGCTCCCTACATGAAAAATGGAGCAACTACGCAACGACAACAA ATTCAAGACAAAATCAAGAATAATGTCAAAGAAGGAGCGAAACAGCAAGACTTAAGGAGTCGGGGACTTTGCCTTGTGCCGGTATCTAGCACGTTTCCAGTTGCTACCGGGACTGCACCCGAGTATTGGACATCATCAGGTTTTGGAAGCACTACTAcattcaaataa